In Bacillus sp. SB49, a single window of DNA contains:
- the fliI gene encoding flagellar protein export ATPase FliI — protein sequence MNESIYQQAIRQADTYKRFGRIKRVVGLMVESKGPDASVGDLCYIHSPSGKVAPVAAEVVGFHNENILLMPFQEVREVSPGSLVEATKQPLNVKAGIGLIGNILDAMGNPLDGSALPKGLRPYPTDQAPPNPLERPPIKEPIQVGVRAIDSLLSVGKGQRIGIFAGSGVGKSTLMGMIARNSSADLNVIALIGERGREVREFIENDLGEEGRKRSILVVATSDQPALMRVKGAYTATAISEYFRDLGYDVNLMMDSVTRFAMAQREIGLATGEPPTTKGYTPSVFAKLPKLLERTGSSDKGTITAFYTVLVDGDDLNEPISDTVRGILDGHFILDRKIAEQGQYPALHILKSISRVMKQIVSESHIERAQQLRSLLSTYEENRELIQIGAYKKGSSKEIDQAIHYHPSIMEFLRQGIHEPSTFEHSVEDLNRLFS from the coding sequence ATGAATGAGTCGATCTATCAGCAAGCAATCCGGCAGGCGGATACATATAAACGGTTCGGTAGGATAAAACGCGTCGTAGGCCTGATGGTTGAATCGAAGGGACCGGACGCATCCGTGGGGGACCTTTGCTATATCCATTCCCCATCTGGGAAAGTGGCACCAGTGGCAGCGGAGGTGGTAGGTTTTCATAACGAAAACATCCTGCTGATGCCGTTCCAGGAAGTTCGGGAGGTCAGTCCGGGAAGTCTTGTAGAAGCAACAAAGCAGCCGCTGAATGTCAAGGCAGGCATTGGTCTGATCGGGAACATTCTCGATGCAATGGGTAATCCGCTGGACGGGAGCGCGCTGCCTAAAGGTCTAAGACCGTATCCGACCGACCAGGCCCCCCCGAATCCTTTGGAGAGACCACCGATCAAAGAGCCTATTCAGGTCGGGGTGAGAGCCATTGATTCACTTCTGTCTGTCGGAAAAGGACAGAGAATCGGAATCTTCGCCGGAAGCGGAGTAGGAAAAAGTACGCTGATGGGAATGATTGCCCGGAACAGTTCGGCCGATTTGAATGTCATTGCATTAATTGGCGAACGCGGCCGGGAAGTACGGGAATTTATTGAGAATGATTTAGGAGAAGAAGGAAGGAAGCGCTCGATTTTAGTTGTCGCGACCTCCGACCAGCCGGCATTGATGCGGGTCAAAGGCGCCTATACAGCGACGGCGATCAGTGAATACTTCCGGGATCTTGGATATGACGTTAACTTGATGATGGACTCGGTTACAAGGTTTGCTATGGCACAAAGAGAGATCGGCTTAGCGACAGGAGAGCCGCCGACAACGAAAGGTTATACGCCGTCGGTTTTTGCAAAACTTCCGAAACTTCTGGAGCGGACTGGTTCCAGTGATAAAGGAACGATCACAGCCTTTTATACGGTACTCGTTGATGGCGATGATCTGAACGAACCGATATCAGATACCGTCCGCGGTATTCTGGACGGCCACTTCATTCTTGACCGCAAAATTGCGGAACAGGGGCAATATCCTGCTCTTCATATTTTGAAATCGATCAGCCGGGTCATGAAACAGATCGTATCGGAATCCCATATCGAGCGTGCCCAGCAGTTGAGGTCGCTTCTTTCCACTTACGAAGAGAATAGAGAATTGATCCAGATCGGTGCGTATAAAAAAGGCTCCAGTAAAGAGATCGATCAAGCGATCCATTATCATCCTTCCATTATGGAATTTTTGAGGCAGGGAATTCATGAACCGTCAACCTTCGAACACTCGGTGGAAGATTTGAATCGTTTGTTTTCATAA
- the fliJ gene encoding flagellar export protein FliJ, producing MTTIHTFEKIRDLQDRDKKEKQRTHEKAVDQFEEHAYRLYEALKKKEDAIQAFNSTMEKRAIQAHAFLQHQQYIARLEEIIHSLQPLVQQARRKMDRTQTKLTEAYREVKKYERLIENKEEKQKQYAKQEENKNMDEVSMVQYLNRRNR from the coding sequence ATGACTACCATTCATACGTTCGAGAAGATACGAGACTTGCAGGATCGGGATAAAAAAGAGAAACAGCGTACACATGAAAAGGCGGTCGATCAATTCGAAGAACATGCCTATAGACTGTATGAAGCATTAAAGAAAAAAGAGGATGCTATTCAAGCCTTTAATTCCACGATGGAGAAGAGAGCGATCCAGGCTCATGCGTTCCTCCAGCATCAGCAGTATATTGCACGTCTGGAAGAGATCATTCATTCGCTTCAGCCACTGGTTCAGCAGGCAAGGCGGAAAATGGATCGGACGCAAACGAAGCTCACAGAAGCCTACAGAGAAGTGAAGAAATATGAACGCTTAATTGAGAACAAAGAAGAGAAACAGAAACAGTACGCCAAGCAGGAAGAAAATAAAAATATGGATGAAGTGTCCATGGTCCAGTATTTAAACAGGAGGAACAGGTGA
- a CDS encoding MotE family protein, with translation MAKKLPKQQTGGSRFLKIFSAVVFPLLFLVVLTVIVMTLMGYNVFEQVEKYGANIPGIADTTSTDSASSEETDKLQAMLANKEAEIEQLKEQASAGDAEKKDMENQIVQLEKELEGTTEERGEEDVEEDSAKDIAASFQKMDPEEAAPIISTMNQDLAVQVLRLIAVEERGDILGQMDPEIAASYASALIDS, from the coding sequence ATGGCAAAGAAACTACCAAAGCAGCAAACAGGAGGCAGCCGTTTTCTAAAGATATTTTCGGCTGTTGTCTTTCCGCTCCTCTTCCTGGTTGTATTGACCGTGATCGTGATGACGCTCATGGGTTACAACGTTTTTGAACAGGTGGAAAAGTACGGAGCTAACATACCCGGCATAGCAGATACCACTTCCACGGATTCGGCGTCCTCAGAGGAAACGGATAAACTACAGGCGATGTTAGCTAATAAAGAAGCGGAAATCGAACAATTAAAAGAGCAGGCTTCGGCTGGGGATGCAGAAAAGAAAGACATGGAAAACCAGATTGTACAGTTGGAGAAAGAGCTCGAAGGGACGACCGAGGAACGGGGGGAGGAAGATGTGGAAGAAGACAGTGCAAAAGACATTGCTGCATCCTTCCAGAAGATGGACCCGGAAGAAGCCGCTCCAATCATCTCCACCATGAATCAGGACTTGGCTGTTCAAGTACTTCGTTTGATTGCAGTGGAAGAGCGAGGAGACATTCTCGGCCAGATGGACCCAGAGATAGCCGCCTCTTACGCAAGTGCGCTCATCGATTCTTAA
- a CDS encoding flagellar hook-length control protein FliK, with product MDWNVLFSGQANPQPLQGQAVQTTSTPDFAPQFKERLEGMIEEAAASTLTAGAAKSDGLDELGEELRSIFQTLYDKVPRSEEEEERLDVIGLRLEQWHALRYRTAAPGQQDVHNQPLDSEGIEQISNNVKRLNVFREVTTAYEKRDADAFLHRMVEELPYLAKDISVEAMNTSIGKNQPEVTPAANGTYKKRNVDISIDSLKEELSFLPERIWNDSASLREEQKGSIPFAPSINEGQVSINDGAELIKLEGHLKKEWNALLHTLMEKGVEADSKSPLLSTILHRMEQWDSLHNRELPVQHEIHRELSPDGQASAVQTAIIPENLSRAIDRAFDAGDILQFIHLTTSELPYLADAVKLDGRFSGLNHYGRINQSNSNRGLVPPINAEASSQSVRTDGPKASSGHITIDVETEETIKSSVVEVLRNFLQQMRTHPSKSISKTFSMNPEQLGKMTVQYTAESGEPVLDIKVENKAAFTLLKPLQADIRTQLPLNQLSLTLAEGNRAAASDVRKEGEHKPAAMTVSQDLSKRVVKVLERVTDGRQALPPQSTTLAVRNAVVAQQQLGLYETGNRSGEQKALGMAIRSKEALDPWTAPSASIPLLQKEAAARIDGNADKAAFQVLRMSEQPAFPLAETKTSGQEMKQWVKDLEQFVQKSRMLTDLHGNKELRIQMKPGNLGDLTVKVAQINGEMVVKLMVGSQSAKEVIEGNLHHLRHVFSPHQVVVERTDTPAGGLAYQESKEQEESGSKRNGQGSSPDRERDDTEEDGPTFEELLRMNEKV from the coding sequence ATGGATTGGAACGTTTTGTTTAGTGGACAAGCTAACCCTCAACCTTTACAAGGACAAGCGGTTCAAACGACATCAACCCCTGATTTTGCCCCTCAGTTCAAGGAGCGATTGGAAGGAATGATCGAAGAGGCAGCTGCTTCAACGCTGACTGCGGGTGCAGCGAAATCGGATGGGTTGGATGAATTGGGGGAAGAACTCCGGTCTATATTCCAGACATTATACGACAAGGTACCGAGGAGCGAAGAAGAAGAAGAGAGGCTTGACGTGATCGGCCTGCGTTTGGAACAGTGGCATGCGCTTCGGTATAGAACCGCCGCCCCAGGACAACAAGACGTACATAACCAACCGTTGGACTCAGAAGGTATCGAGCAGATTTCTAATAACGTGAAACGTTTGAACGTTTTCCGTGAGGTAACCACGGCGTACGAAAAAAGGGATGCGGATGCTTTCCTTCATCGCATGGTGGAAGAGCTTCCTTACTTGGCGAAAGACATTTCGGTAGAAGCTATGAATACGAGCATCGGTAAGAATCAGCCGGAAGTTACTCCGGCAGCGAACGGGACTTACAAAAAACGGAATGTTGATATATCTATAGACAGCCTGAAAGAAGAGCTGTCATTTTTACCGGAAAGGATTTGGAATGACAGTGCATCCCTCAGGGAGGAGCAAAAAGGGTCTATTCCATTTGCGCCCTCTATAAATGAAGGCCAGGTCTCGATTAATGATGGCGCAGAGTTGATAAAGTTGGAAGGACATTTGAAAAAGGAATGGAATGCTTTGCTTCACACCTTGATGGAGAAGGGAGTGGAGGCTGATAGCAAATCCCCCTTACTCTCAACTATTCTTCATCGTATGGAGCAATGGGACAGTCTGCATAACAGGGAGCTTCCGGTTCAGCATGAGATACATAGAGAGCTGTCTCCAGATGGACAAGCTTCGGCGGTCCAAACAGCAATAATTCCAGAGAATCTTTCCAGAGCAATAGACCGTGCGTTTGATGCAGGGGATATCTTACAATTTATCCATTTAACAACGTCGGAACTACCTTATTTGGCGGATGCTGTTAAGTTAGACGGCCGCTTCTCAGGCTTGAATCATTACGGCCGTATAAACCAGTCGAACAGTAACCGCGGGTTAGTACCGCCTATAAACGCAGAAGCATCTTCACAGAGCGTCCGCACCGATGGACCCAAAGCTTCGAGTGGCCATATTACTATCGATGTGGAGACAGAAGAAACGATAAAAAGTTCTGTTGTGGAAGTTTTGAGAAATTTCCTTCAGCAAATGCGCACCCATCCATCCAAAAGTATTTCGAAAACATTTTCCATGAATCCGGAACAATTAGGGAAGATGACCGTCCAATATACGGCTGAATCAGGGGAACCGGTGCTTGATATAAAGGTGGAAAATAAAGCAGCCTTTACCTTGTTAAAACCACTTCAGGCAGATATCCGCACCCAGCTTCCTTTAAATCAGCTGTCCCTTACATTGGCTGAAGGGAATCGTGCCGCCGCTTCGGATGTCAGGAAGGAGGGGGAACATAAACCGGCTGCCATGACCGTATCGCAAGACCTTTCGAAAAGAGTGGTTAAAGTATTGGAAAGAGTGACGGACGGGAGGCAGGCTCTACCCCCGCAATCGACTACGCTGGCAGTGAGAAATGCCGTTGTTGCCCAACAGCAGCTTGGTCTCTATGAGACGGGGAACCGATCAGGGGAACAAAAGGCCCTAGGTATGGCAATTCGCTCAAAAGAAGCCCTTGATCCATGGACGGCTCCTTCTGCTTCTATACCTCTTCTTCAAAAAGAGGCTGCGGCTCGCATAGACGGTAATGCGGATAAAGCTGCTTTCCAAGTGCTCCGAATGTCTGAACAGCCGGCTTTTCCTTTGGCTGAAACTAAGACTTCCGGACAAGAAATGAAGCAGTGGGTGAAGGATTTAGAACAGTTTGTCCAAAAGAGCAGGATGCTTACGGACCTTCATGGCAATAAAGAGCTGCGCATCCAGATGAAACCTGGAAACCTTGGTGACTTGACGGTGAAAGTGGCTCAAATCAACGGCGAGATGGTCGTGAAGCTTATGGTAGGCAGCCAATCTGCAAAAGAGGTGATTGAAGGAAACCTCCACCACCTGCGCCACGTGTTCTCTCCACATCAAGTCGTTGTCGAAAGGACGGACACCCCTGCCGGCGGCCTTGCTTATCAAGAAAGCAAAGAACAGGAGGAATCCGGCAGCAAGCGAAATGGACAGGGTTCGTCCCCGGACCGCGAGCGCGATGATACGGAAGAGGATGGTCCAACGTTTGAAGAATTGTTAAGAATGAATGAGAAAGTGTAG
- the flgD gene encoding flagellar hook assembly protein FlgD, with protein MTAIDPSIYLKNQQKQTSGSNILGKDDFLKILMTQIQNQNPLDPMEDKEFIAQMTQFSSLEQMTNMSQSLQSFLDGQQSPPLIQYSHLIGKEVSYTVTNPETGSEEVKAGQVISVKQKDGDILLEIEDGAAVPVGSLTQIKDVKVEE; from the coding sequence ATGACAGCCATTGACCCGTCCATCTATTTGAAAAATCAGCAGAAGCAGACGTCTGGCAGTAACATTCTCGGTAAGGATGATTTCCTCAAAATCTTGATGACGCAGATACAGAACCAAAATCCGCTTGACCCGATGGAGGATAAAGAGTTTATCGCGCAGATGACCCAGTTTTCCAGTTTGGAACAAATGACGAACATGTCGCAGTCTCTGCAGAGCTTCCTTGACGGACAACAGTCTCCCCCTCTCATTCAGTACAGTCATTTGATCGGTAAGGAAGTATCTTACACGGTCACAAATCCGGAAACTGGAAGCGAGGAAGTCAAAGCAGGGCAGGTGATATCGGTCAAACAGAAGGATGGAGATATCCTTCTTGAAATAGAAGACGGAGCCGCGGTTCCTGTCGGCAGCCTCACACAAATCAAAGACGTGAAGGTGGAGGAATGA
- a CDS encoding TIGR02530 family flagellar biosynthesis protein: MDPRIQALHRPLTIPKNAPVKNDFPSFRDVLEEAKEVKVSKHAKRRLEERNIDISENMWGEIAGKMSEAKRKGITDSLIVTDDATLIVSTKNNTVVTALDREESASQIFTNINGTIFISK; encoded by the coding sequence ATGGATCCGCGTATACAAGCTCTTCACCGACCGCTTACTATCCCTAAAAATGCTCCTGTTAAGAACGATTTTCCTTCTTTCAGGGATGTATTGGAGGAAGCGAAAGAGGTCAAGGTCAGTAAACATGCAAAGCGCAGGCTGGAGGAGCGGAATATTGACATCAGCGAAAACATGTGGGGAGAAATAGCCGGTAAAATGTCCGAAGCGAAACGTAAAGGCATTACCGATTCTCTCATCGTTACGGATGATGCGACATTAATCGTAAGCACGAAAAATAATACGGTAGTGACGGCACTTGATCGTGAAGAGTCCGCCTCGCAGATTTTTACAAATATCAACGGAACGATCTTTATAAGCAAATAA
- the flgG gene encoding flagellar basal body rod protein FlgG → MLRSLYAGVSGMKGFQTKLDTIGNNIANVNTTGFKKGRVSFQDMMSQSVKPAEGPNPDTGRGGLNPSQVGLGSKIGSIDTIHTQGNNQTTNRALDVALEGDGMFVLAEGGVTYDANDNPTNFTFGNSSLSFTRAGNFYLDNSGAIVNNSGKYVVGEGGIITIPENAQSFSILSDGTVSYVDENQEVQEAGRIALASFSNPGGLEKIGGNEYRMTDNAGFISSNNNDFVLNDLNDLSVAGQNGTGQMVSGSLEMSNVDLADEFTEMITAQRGFQANTKIITTSDEILQELVNLKR, encoded by the coding sequence ATGTTACGTTCACTTTATGCAGGGGTTTCCGGAATGAAAGGGTTTCAAACGAAGTTGGATACGATCGGTAACAATATTGCAAACGTCAATACGACGGGATTCAAGAAAGGGAGGGTTTCCTTCCAGGATATGATGAGCCAGTCCGTTAAACCAGCAGAAGGGCCGAATCCTGATACGGGTCGTGGTGGTTTGAACCCTTCTCAAGTGGGCCTGGGATCAAAAATTGGCTCCATCGATACGATTCATACACAGGGGAACAATCAAACGACAAACCGCGCTCTTGATGTAGCTTTGGAAGGAGACGGGATGTTCGTTTTAGCGGAGGGTGGCGTCACTTACGATGCAAACGATAATCCAACTAACTTTACTTTTGGTAATTCATCCCTGAGCTTTACGAGAGCAGGTAATTTTTACCTTGATAATAGTGGGGCTATCGTAAATAACAGTGGTAAATATGTAGTTGGAGAGGGAGGCATTATTACCATTCCTGAAAACGCTCAAAGTTTCAGTATTCTATCTGACGGTACCGTGTCGTATGTAGATGAAAATCAAGAAGTACAAGAGGCAGGTAGAATTGCTCTGGCCAGTTTCTCCAACCCTGGCGGATTAGAGAAAATAGGCGGGAATGAATACCGTATGACAGATAATGCCGGGTTCATTAGTTCTAATAATAACGATTTTGTTTTAAATGACTTAAATGATCTCTCGGTTGCCGGTCAAAACGGAACGGGACAGATGGTTTCCGGTTCTCTTGAAATGTCGAACGTCGACCTCGCCGATGAATTTACGGAAATGATCACAGCCCAGCGCGGGTTCCAGGCGAATACAAAGATTATCACGACATCGGATGAAATCCTCCAAGAGCTCGTCAACTTGAAACGATAA
- a CDS encoding flagellar FlbD family protein — protein MIPLTKLNGDPFTINALYIEQIQSHPDTTITTVSGRTILVRESEEQVARLVKKYYQGIGLLRVVQKGGEEER, from the coding sequence ATGATACCTTTAACGAAATTGAACGGGGACCCGTTTACGATTAATGCTCTGTATATTGAGCAGATTCAGTCCCATCCGGATACGACGATCACGACCGTTTCCGGCCGGACGATTCTTGTGAGAGAGTCCGAAGAGCAGGTCGCTCGGTTAGTAAAGAAATATTACCAGGGAATTGGTTTGCTGCGCGTCGTACAAAAGGGTGGTGAAGAGGAACGATGA
- the fliL gene encoding flagellar basal body-associated protein FliL, with the protein MKLFKIMVISFSSLLVLGVIAFVLVLNMGDTKKASGERSIDDIVDSSYTTEEITTDLESGDYVRISFRIVADSKDTVKELEKRDFQVQNILLKELAVMDAESFQSGLSDLEATLKLKLNEFMDEGSVTDVYTVTKVLQ; encoded by the coding sequence ATGAAACTATTTAAAATCATGGTAATTTCATTCAGCAGCCTTTTAGTACTTGGAGTGATCGCCTTTGTTCTGGTGCTTAATATGGGTGATACAAAGAAAGCCAGTGGAGAACGCTCCATTGATGACATCGTAGATTCTTCCTATACAACAGAAGAGATCACTACAGACTTGGAGAGCGGAGACTATGTCCGCATCAGTTTTCGTATTGTCGCCGACAGCAAAGATACGGTGAAAGAGTTGGAGAAACGGGACTTTCAAGTACAGAATATTCTTTTGAAAGAGCTTGCTGTAATGGATGCGGAGTCCTTCCAGTCCGGTCTTTCGGATCTTGAAGCCACGCTTAAACTTAAGCTGAATGAATTTATGGATGAAGGCTCTGTCACAGATGTTTATACAGTCACCAAAGTGCTGCAGTAA